Proteins co-encoded in one Girardinichthys multiradiatus isolate DD_20200921_A chromosome 11, DD_fGirMul_XY1, whole genome shotgun sequence genomic window:
- the spry4 gene encoding LOW QUALITY PROTEIN: protein sprouty homolog 4 (The sequence of the model RefSeq protein was modified relative to this genomic sequence to represent the inferred CDS: deleted 2 bases in 1 codon): MESRVPHHIPGVSSSLISQPLLDSRVPYGRLQHPLTIYPIDQIKSSHVENDYIDSPVVVAQQPLSQKSANRRITWLGQNQEAFLGANHNHHHNHQHQLHQLARCEPHPHQDNTTHPWISFSGRPSSISSSSSTSSDQRLLDHAAPTPTVDHHPNSKHHNGPINTITTRTPGCFSSSESKVLTSSSSASSCSSSSKSLDLKSAKVPAGGICSTGVQQGLVLIPSSPTEKKHLFVCEHCGKCRCTECTLPRTLPSCWVCNQECLCSAQSLVDTATCMCLVKGIFYHCTEDEDDEGSCADKPCSCSQANCCARWSFMTALSVVLPCLICYLPAVGLAKLGQKCYDNVSRPGCRCKNSQAAVSIPVSKKGGVETEVGTEKQPQGS; encoded by the exons ATGGAGTCCAGGGTTCCCCACCACATTCCCGGAGTGTCCTCTTCTCTCATATCCCAGCCCCTGCTGGACAGCCGAGTGCCCTACGGACGTCTTCAGCACCCTCTCACCATTTACCCCATTGACCAGATAAAGTCATCGCATGTGGAGAATGACTATATCGACAGTCCAGTTGTTGTGGCTCAGCAGCCTCTGAGCCAGAAGTCTGCAAACCGAAGAATCACCTGGCTTGGTCAGAATCAGGAGGCCTTCCTTGGTGCCAACCATAATCATCATCACAATCACCAACATCAGCTCCATCAGCTGGCCAGATGCGAGCCTCACCCTCACCAGGACAACACCACCCATCCCTGGATTTCCTTCAGCGGCAGGCCCAGTTCTATTAGCAGCAGCAGTAGTACCTCTTCTGATCAGCGGCTGTTGGACCATGCAGCACCCACTCCGACAGTGGACCACCATCCAAACTCAAAACATCACAATGGCCCCATTAACACAATCACAACCCGAACTCCTGGCTGTTTCTCTTCCTCTGAATCTAAAGTCCtgacctcctcttcctctgcttcCTCCTGCTCCTCTTCCTCAAAATCGCTTGACCTCAAGTCTGCAAAGGTTCCTGCTGGAGGGATTTGCTCCACTGGGGTTCAGCAAGGACTGGTTCTTATCCCTTCCTCTCCAACCGAAAAGAAGCACCTGTTTGTCTGCGAGCACTGCGGGAAGTGTCGATGCACTGAGTGCACGCTCCCCCGAACCTTACCCTCCTGTTGGGTCTGCAACCAGGAGTGCCTGTGCTCGGCTCAGAGCCTGGTAGAT ACGGCCACCTGCATGTGCCTGGTCAAAGGGATCTTCTACCACTGCACCGAGGATGAGGACGACGAAGGCTCCTGCGCCGACAAGCCCTGCTCGTGTTCGCAGGCCAACTGCTGTGCACGCTGGTCCTTTATGACCGCCCTCTCTGTGGTCTTGCCATGCCTAATCTGCTACCTACCAGCTGTGGGACTGGCCAAGCTGGGACAGAAGTGTTATGACAATGTGAGCAGGCCTGGCTGTCGCTGCAAGAACTCGCAGGCTGCCGTGAGCATCCCTGTTAGTAAAAAGGGAGGTGTGGAAACAGAAGTTGGGACCGAAAAGCAGCCGCAGGGGTCATGA